One segment of Candidatus Nanopelagicales bacterium DNA contains the following:
- the serB gene encoding phosphoserine phosphatase SerB has product MPTQTLLITLSGHDRPGVTKGLFTALDPSAIVQDIEQLVVRDRLVLTALVDVNADLVDTTTTTVTNFARNLDLDVSINEHVAESTGKRHRIQITLLGSPLRPEAIRRVAEELTAHGANVDRIRRIAKYPVTALLFEVSGASASNLRRALASAASETGVDIAVQDAGLDRRGQHLVVMDVDSTVIQNEVIDLLAAEAGVLPQVALITERAMAGELDFAASLRERVALLKGLPVDVIDKVRGQISLTPGARTLCRTLNTLGYRVCLVSGGFVEVIEPLAQELGIDRLRANRLAVADGVLTGEVDGPIVDRLGKRKALEEFAEEFGIPMRRTIAIGDGANDIDMLEAAGLGVAFNAKAAARAAADTAVNVPYLDSVLYLLGITREDIEDADELAGIVTPAPPLLGS; this is encoded by the coding sequence ATGCCTACTCAGACCTTGCTCATCACCTTGTCTGGCCACGATCGGCCAGGAGTCACCAAGGGCCTTTTTACAGCCTTGGACCCTTCAGCAATTGTTCAAGACATTGAACAGTTAGTTGTTCGAGATCGATTGGTGCTCACCGCTTTGGTGGACGTCAATGCTGACTTGGTCGATACAACAACAACAACAGTTACTAATTTCGCTCGCAATCTTGACCTCGATGTCAGCATTAACGAGCACGTTGCCGAAAGCACTGGCAAACGGCACAGAATTCAGATCACACTTCTTGGATCCCCATTGCGCCCAGAGGCAATTCGGCGCGTAGCTGAGGAACTGACTGCTCATGGAGCAAATGTTGATCGCATTCGAAGAATTGCGAAATATCCCGTGACGGCTTTGCTCTTTGAAGTATCTGGTGCGTCGGCTTCGAATCTGCGCCGCGCGCTGGCCAGTGCCGCGTCGGAAACTGGTGTCGACATTGCTGTTCAAGACGCAGGCCTTGATCGACGCGGCCAACACCTTGTGGTGATGGATGTGGATTCAACAGTCATCCAAAATGAAGTCATAGATTTGCTTGCGGCAGAGGCTGGCGTTCTTCCACAAGTCGCGCTCATTACTGAACGAGCGATGGCCGGCGAACTTGATTTTGCGGCTTCGCTGCGCGAGCGCGTTGCCCTGCTCAAAGGTCTACCTGTTGATGTGATCGACAAGGTACGCGGCCAAATCTCACTCACGCCTGGTGCGCGCACACTGTGCCGAACGCTCAATACTTTGGGTTATCGAGTTTGCCTAGTTTCGGGTGGATTCGTTGAAGTCATCGAACCACTTGCACAAGAACTCGGCATTGATCGCCTACGCGCGAACAGGCTTGCTGTCGCAGACGGAGTGCTGACCGGCGAAGTCGATGGGCCAATCGTCGATCGCCTAGGTAAGCGCAAGGCACTTGAAGAATTCGCTGAGGAGTTCGGTATCCCAATGCGTCGAACAATCGCGATAGGTGATGGCGCTAATGACATCGACATGCTGGAAGCTGCAGGCTTAGGAGTTGCTTTTAATGCAAAAGCGGCTGCGCGTGCTGCAGCTGATACAGCCGTTAATGTTCCGTATCTTGACTCTGTTCTGTATTTGCTGGGTATCACTCGTGAAGATATTGAGGATGCTGACGAACTAGCGGGAATCGTTACGCCCGCTCCCCCACTCTTGGGTTCATGA
- the gcvP gene encoding aminomethyl-transferring glycine dehydrogenase codes for MSAREYTFVDRHIGPDESAVDHMLATVGFASLDSLTSAVVPEVIAWTQSLDLPEALDEAAVLAELHELADKNTVLTSMIGLGYYGTHTPAVIRRNVLENPAWYTAYTPYQPEISQGRLEALINFQTMIEDLTGLPVAGSSLLDEPTAAAEAMTLSVRQGPKGVSRFLVDADTHPQTLAVLATRAQPIGIDLVIADLDHDWPVGPWSGVLVSYPSSSGAIKDISAIITKSHESGALAVVTADLLALTILAAPGDLGADIVVGSAQRFGVPMGFGGPHAGYMSVRAGLERSIPGRLVGVSVDADGNPAYRLALQTREQHIRREKATSNICTAQVLLAIISAMYASYHGPEGLTGIARRINTAAITLRTGLAQLGAHVSDAPIFDTVQWTVNGQAQMIVDRAAEQGIAIRLVDANTVSASTDEVTTPGDIESLWSATNPESSLEFNAIADSITPVSTRTTPFLSHPVFNTHHNETSMMRYLRKLADLDIALDRAMIPLGSCTMKLNAATEMESITWPQFAGLHPFAPLETAQGSIQLIQNLERFLAEVTGYDAVSVQPNAGSQGEFAGLLAIRAYHLANGDTHRNVCLIPSSAHGTNAASAVMVGMQVVVVKCDDLGNVDVEDLKAKIDAHAGNLAALMITYPSTHGVFETAVTDICGLVHDAGGQVYVDGANLNALVGLAKPGKFGADVSHLNLHKTFCIPHGGGGPGVGPVGVRAHLAPYLPSHPLRPEAGPLGRGHADGGVGPVSGAPWGSAGILPIPYAYIRLMGAEGLKRATQVAILSANYIAKKLDEHYPVLYTGSQGLVAHECILDVRPITADTGVTVDDIAKRLMDYGFHAPTMSFPVAGTLMIEPTESEDLAEVDRFINAMIAIKHEIDAVAAGEWELESSPLRNAPHTADCVIGEWDKPYPARLGAFPTGVANGSKYWPPVRRIDGAYGDRNLVCSCPPIEELV; via the coding sequence ATGTCTGCGCGCGAATACACCTTCGTCGATCGTCACATTGGGCCCGATGAATCTGCAGTCGACCACATGCTGGCAACCGTGGGGTTCGCGTCTTTAGATTCATTGACATCTGCTGTGGTTCCTGAGGTCATTGCTTGGACACAGTCCCTCGATCTCCCAGAAGCGCTCGATGAGGCTGCTGTCTTGGCTGAACTCCATGAACTCGCGGATAAGAACACTGTGCTCACCAGCATGATTGGTTTGGGTTATTACGGCACACACACGCCTGCGGTGATTCGCCGAAACGTTTTAGAAAATCCGGCTTGGTACACGGCCTATACGCCATATCAACCTGAAATTAGCCAAGGACGCCTTGAGGCCCTTATTAATTTCCAAACGATGATCGAGGATCTCACTGGTTTGCCTGTTGCCGGTTCGTCATTACTTGATGAGCCCACAGCCGCCGCAGAAGCCATGACCTTGAGTGTTCGCCAAGGACCCAAGGGCGTGAGTCGCTTCTTGGTTGATGCTGACACTCATCCTCAAACTTTGGCAGTACTGGCCACCAGAGCGCAGCCCATTGGTATCGACTTGGTGATCGCCGATCTTGATCATGATTGGCCAGTGGGGCCTTGGTCAGGTGTTCTGGTGAGCTACCCAAGTTCTTCAGGAGCGATTAAGGACATTTCCGCGATCATCACCAAGTCACACGAAAGTGGCGCATTAGCCGTCGTTACTGCTGATCTACTGGCGCTCACTATTCTTGCTGCGCCAGGCGATCTTGGCGCTGACATTGTGGTGGGAAGTGCTCAACGCTTTGGCGTGCCAATGGGCTTCGGTGGTCCGCATGCGGGTTACATGTCAGTGCGAGCGGGCTTGGAACGCTCAATTCCAGGTCGACTTGTTGGAGTAAGCGTCGATGCTGACGGTAACCCTGCGTATCGGCTCGCATTACAAACTCGAGAGCAACATATTCGTCGGGAAAAGGCAACGAGCAACATTTGTACAGCGCAGGTGTTGCTCGCGATTATTTCGGCAATGTACGCGAGCTACCACGGCCCCGAGGGGCTTACCGGAATTGCACGACGCATCAACACAGCAGCCATCACATTGCGCACTGGTCTTGCACAACTCGGTGCACATGTAAGCGATGCGCCAATCTTCGACACAGTTCAATGGACCGTGAACGGGCAGGCCCAGATGATCGTTGATCGTGCGGCAGAACAAGGAATTGCCATTCGTCTTGTTGATGCCAACACTGTTTCTGCTTCCACGGATGAAGTGACTACTCCAGGCGACATTGAATCTCTTTGGAGTGCTACCAATCCAGAATCATCTCTAGAGTTCAACGCAATCGCCGATTCAATCACACCAGTGTCAACGCGCACGACACCATTTCTCTCACACCCAGTGTTCAACACACATCACAATGAAACATCGATGATGCGTTACCTGCGCAAATTGGCTGACCTAGATATCGCACTCGATCGCGCGATGATCCCACTGGGTTCATGCACAATGAAATTGAATGCAGCCACCGAGATGGAAAGCATTACGTGGCCGCAATTCGCGGGGTTACATCCATTCGCACCACTTGAGACCGCTCAAGGCTCAATTCAACTCATCCAGAATCTCGAGCGTTTCTTAGCGGAAGTCACGGGATACGACGCTGTGAGTGTTCAGCCAAATGCTGGATCACAGGGCGAATTCGCAGGGCTACTAGCGATTCGTGCCTATCACCTAGCCAATGGCGATACGCATCGCAATGTGTGTTTGATTCCCAGCAGTGCTCATGGAACGAATGCAGCCAGCGCTGTCATGGTGGGTATGCAAGTTGTTGTCGTGAAGTGCGACGACCTCGGCAATGTTGATGTTGAAGATCTCAAAGCCAAGATTGACGCTCATGCAGGCAATCTCGCGGCCCTGATGATTACTTATCCATCAACACATGGAGTCTTCGAAACAGCAGTCACCGACATTTGTGGTTTAGTGCACGATGCTGGTGGCCAGGTGTACGTAGATGGCGCGAACCTTAATGCCTTAGTTGGTCTTGCGAAGCCCGGAAAATTCGGTGCCGATGTTTCTCATTTGAATTTGCACAAGACATTCTGCATTCCACATGGTGGCGGAGGCCCAGGTGTCGGCCCAGTAGGTGTTCGCGCACATCTGGCTCCCTATCTGCCATCACATCCATTGCGTCCAGAGGCCGGGCCACTTGGTCGTGGTCATGCTGATGGGGGAGTGGGGCCTGTGAGCGGTGCGCCATGGGGAAGTGCTGGCATCTTGCCAATTCCTTATGCATACATCCGCTTAATGGGCGCCGAAGGTCTCAAGCGCGCTACACAAGTTGCGATCCTTTCGGCGAACTACATTGCAAAGAAGCTCGATGAGCACTATCCAGTGTTGTACACCGGAAGTCAGGGGCTCGTTGCGCACGAATGCATTTTGGATGTTCGCCCAATTACGGCGGATACAGGTGTCACGGTTGACGACATTGCAAAGCGCTTAATGGATTACGGATTCCACGCGCCAACAATGTCGTTCCCGGTTGCAGGAACGCTCATGATTGAACCAACGGAATCTGAAGATCTTGCTGAAGTTGATCGCTTTATCAACGCAATGATTGCAATAAAACACGAAATTGATGCGGTTGCTGCAGGGGAGTGGGAACTGGAATCAAGCCCACTTCGCAATGCGCCACACACGGCGGATTGCGTCATCGGCGAGTGGGATAAGCCGTATCCAGCACGGTTAGGTGCCTTTCCGACAGGTGTTGCAAATGGTTCAAAGTATTGGCCACCAGTGCGCCGCATTGATGGTGCTTATGGTGACCGCAACTTGGTGTGCAGCTGCCCACCGATCGAGGAACTCGTGTAA
- a CDS encoding ABC transporter ATP-binding protein: protein MPEVLKCSNIVVRRGTRHLVDHVDWVVNEGERWVILGPNGAGKTTLMLVCSGRMFPTSGSVELLGEVLGKTDMAELKPLIGWASSAMMNDIPPSERVGDVVLTGAYSVSGRWREEYESADVIRAASLMYAWGLSHLAQRTFGTLSEGERKRTCIARALMSNPELLLLDEPGAGLDLGGREDLVSRMSQIASDSDEPTQILITHHVEEIPSGFTHALLMRDGKIVTKGAIDEVITGPWLTATFGLPIKVSRIGVRYLAMRDV from the coding sequence GTGCCCGAGGTCCTGAAGTGTTCAAACATCGTTGTGCGTCGCGGCACCAGACACCTGGTTGACCATGTTGATTGGGTCGTAAACGAGGGGGAGCGCTGGGTCATTCTTGGGCCCAATGGGGCTGGGAAGACCACCCTCATGCTGGTGTGTTCCGGGCGCATGTTTCCGACATCGGGCAGTGTCGAACTGCTCGGTGAGGTGCTAGGCAAGACTGATATGGCCGAACTCAAGCCTCTTATTGGTTGGGCCAGCAGCGCGATGATGAACGACATTCCGCCATCAGAACGAGTGGGAGATGTAGTTCTGACTGGTGCGTACTCCGTATCGGGACGCTGGCGTGAAGAGTATGAAAGTGCCGACGTCATTCGTGCTGCTTCGCTGATGTACGCATGGGGTTTGAGTCATCTGGCTCAACGCACATTTGGCACACTGTCAGAAGGTGAACGTAAGCGCACGTGCATCGCTCGCGCCCTCATGAGTAACCCAGAACTGTTATTGCTGGATGAGCCTGGAGCAGGTTTAGATCTTGGTGGGCGCGAAGATCTGGTCAGTCGTATGTCGCAGATAGCTTCTGATTCCGACGAGCCAACTCAAATCCTGATCACACACCACGTTGAAGAGATCCCATCGGGTTTCACTCACGCTTTGCTGATGCGTGATGGAAAGATTGTGACTAAGGGTGCAATAGACGAAGTGATCACGGGGCCATGGCTCACGGCCACGTTTGGGCTGCCCATCAAGGTTTCACGTATTGGTGTTCGCTACTTGGCAATGCGTGATGTCTAG
- a CDS encoding MerR family transcriptional regulator translates to MSQAPRSTSGTISIGEVLSLLKREFPDVSISKIRFLETEGLVTPERTASGYRRFSEHDVGQLRAVLTLQRDQYLPLKVIREHLDAETQEAPIVVAGSGLRADDFRAGAGRVRLTRTELAEQVELPEATVVQLESYGLIAVTAGGHYDEDALAVATVVARLSQFGVEPRHLRSFRVTADRESGLVEQIATPYTKPRDREAAARAQETIRELASLFVQLHAALLRAELVRGGKV, encoded by the coding sequence ATGAGTCAGGCGCCACGATCCACAAGCGGCACCATCAGTATCGGTGAAGTTCTTTCGCTGCTCAAACGCGAATTCCCAGATGTATCAATCAGCAAGATTCGTTTTTTAGAAACTGAGGGTTTGGTTACCCCAGAGCGCACGGCTTCAGGCTATCGACGCTTTTCTGAACACGACGTAGGTCAATTGCGTGCTGTATTAACGTTGCAACGTGACCAATATCTTCCTTTGAAAGTAATTCGCGAACATCTTGATGCAGAGACTCAGGAAGCACCGATAGTTGTTGCTGGCTCGGGATTACGTGCTGATGACTTTCGAGCAGGTGCTGGCCGCGTGCGACTTACTCGCACTGAGTTAGCCGAACAAGTGGAACTCCCAGAGGCCACGGTCGTGCAATTGGAGTCATATGGACTCATAGCTGTGACTGCGGGAGGACATTACGACGAGGATGCACTTGCAGTGGCAACTGTTGTTGCCCGCCTATCTCAATTTGGTGTGGAACCTCGCCATCTTCGTTCGTTCCGGGTTACGGCAGATCGCGAGAGTGGCCTTGTCGAGCAAATCGCAACGCCATACACCAAGCCTCGTGATCGAGAAGCTGCAGCGCGAGCCCAGGAAACCATTCGAGAACTCGCCTCGCTCTTTGTTCAACTTCATGCTGCTCTGCTTCGCGCTGAACTTGTTCGCGGAGGCAAGGTCTAG
- a CDS encoding CDP-alcohol phosphatidyltransferase family protein yields MSSERVITVPNALSVVRLIGVPIFLWLILVPQADGWAFLVLAVAGVTDWLDGALARMLNQQSRLGALLDPAADRLYIAATIVGLALRSIIPWWIVAALVARDVLLLGLIPLLRKHGMLTLPVTMLGKAATFCLLWGFPMLLLSTFDTWWGSLAGAAGWAFSLWGVALYWWAGLDYIRTARALSRSDTKHDMA; encoded by the coding sequence ATGTCTAGCGAACGTGTCATCACTGTGCCCAACGCTCTGAGTGTTGTGCGCTTGATTGGCGTCCCTATTTTTCTGTGGCTTATTTTGGTCCCACAAGCCGATGGTTGGGCGTTTCTTGTGCTCGCGGTTGCCGGGGTAACTGACTGGCTTGATGGTGCGCTCGCACGCATGTTGAATCAACAAAGTCGCCTTGGTGCGCTTCTTGATCCTGCAGCGGATCGTTTGTACATTGCCGCCACCATCGTTGGACTCGCGTTGCGTTCGATCATTCCTTGGTGGATCGTTGCGGCTCTCGTGGCCCGGGATGTGCTGTTGTTGGGACTCATCCCGCTACTGCGTAAACATGGCATGTTGACTCTGCCAGTCACCATGCTGGGTAAGGCAGCGACATTTTGTTTGCTGTGGGGTTTCCCGATGCTGCTGTTGAGCACCTTCGATACTTGGTGGGGCAGCCTTGCCGGAGCCGCTGGTTGGGCTTTCTCGCTTTGGGGTGTGGCGCTGTACTGGTGGGCAGGATTGGACTACATCCGTACCGCTCGGGCACTGTCTCGATCGGATACCAAACACGACATGGCATAG
- the gcvH gene encoding glycine cleavage system protein GcvH, with product MNPQELRYTSEHEWVRIAGEIAEIGITDYAQEALGDIVYVSLPNIGDSVAAGDACGEVESTKSVSDIYAPCTGVVTEINDALDGSPQNINEEPYLGGWLFKVKLTNPAEADGLLSAEQYEEQTRA from the coding sequence ATGAACCCGCAGGAACTTCGATACACGTCCGAGCACGAATGGGTTCGCATCGCCGGCGAAATCGCTGAGATCGGCATTACCGACTATGCCCAGGAAGCCTTAGGCGACATTGTCTATGTCAGCTTGCCGAATATTGGCGACTCGGTTGCAGCTGGTGATGCATGCGGCGAGGTTGAATCGACCAAAAGCGTGAGCGATATTTACGCTCCTTGCACTGGTGTGGTCACGGAAATCAATGATGCCCTTGACGGCAGCCCTCAGAACATCAACGAAGAGCCATACCTGGGCGGATGGCTCTTCAAGGTCAAACTCACCAATCCGGCTGAAGCCGATGGACTACTCAGTGCCGAGCAGTATGAGGAGCAAACGCGCGCCTAG
- a CDS encoding MerR family transcriptional regulator, with amino-acid sequence MNVDQPTVDPQGSLFDDADLRPLPQDIGYRGPIACAAAGITYRQLDYWARTELVVPTVRGAHGSGTQRLYSFRDILVLRIVKRLIDTGVSLPNIRAAVDHLALRSSEDLARMTLMSDGATIYECRSADEVVDLVRGGQGVFGIAVGSVWREVEGTLATLPGERPDGESVTPSDAQDELAARRARRVAG; translated from the coding sequence GTGAACGTCGATCAACCAACGGTTGACCCGCAAGGCTCACTCTTCGATGACGCAGATCTGCGTCCGCTGCCTCAGGACATCGGTTATCGAGGCCCGATCGCTTGTGCTGCGGCCGGCATCACATACCGTCAACTTGATTACTGGGCACGCACCGAACTTGTAGTTCCAACAGTGCGTGGAGCGCATGGCTCAGGCACCCAACGCCTGTATAGCTTCCGCGACATTTTGGTTCTGCGCATAGTGAAGCGCCTGATCGATACCGGCGTTTCCCTTCCCAATATTCGTGCAGCTGTGGATCACCTGGCGCTTCGTTCAAGTGAGGACCTTGCTCGCATGACACTCATGAGCGACGGGGCCACGATTTATGAATGCCGCAGCGCTGACGAAGTGGTCGACCTCGTTCGTGGTGGCCAAGGTGTATTTGGCATTGCTGTGGGCAGTGTCTGGCGCGAGGTTGAGGGAACACTGGCGACCTTGCCAGGGGAGCGTCCAGACGGTGAATCTGTGACACCTTCTGACGCCCAAGATGAACTTGCTGCACGCCGTGCGCGCCGCGTCGCGGGCTAA
- a CDS encoding bifunctional nuclease family protein: MQEIEFIGVRMEMPSNTPIALLKEVDGVRVIPIWIGAVEATAIAYATQDVIPPRPMTHDLITNIFTAFEVTLIEVRISEILDGIFHSLLIFDSGVQISARPSDAIAIALRLGVRMTATSQVLEEAGIEMQDDEVQEEDQLEQFRAFLDEISPEDFQ; the protein is encoded by the coding sequence GTGCAAGAAATTGAATTCATCGGCGTGCGCATGGAGATGCCCTCGAATACACCTATCGCGCTGTTGAAAGAAGTGGATGGGGTTCGAGTCATCCCCATCTGGATCGGTGCGGTGGAGGCCACAGCGATCGCCTACGCCACGCAGGATGTCATTCCGCCAAGGCCGATGACCCACGATCTCATCACGAATATCTTCACTGCGTTTGAGGTCACGCTCATAGAAGTGCGCATAAGTGAAATTCTTGATGGCATTTTCCATTCACTGCTCATCTTTGATAGCGGGGTACAGATCAGCGCTCGGCCTTCGGATGCGATCGCAATTGCCCTGCGGCTGGGAGTTCGCATGACTGCAACATCCCAAGTCCTTGAGGAAGCAGGCATTGAGATGCAAGACGATGAGGTGCAAGAGGAAGACCAACTCGAGCAATTTCGCGCGTTTTTAGATGAGATTTCACCCGAAGATTTCCAATAA
- a CDS encoding FHA domain-containing protein, which yields MRNCPSCGKSVPRDAHFCPECGTSLDVNLDFTGAITSVIPLTSTGTSGSIAAVGAQKQPGILSGSAMLVVHRGPGEGTEYPLDRTKDVVTIGRAPESDLFFDDVTVSRRHAEIRRGAEGWSIRDVGSLNGTYVNRKRVDDRRLAGGDELQIGRFRFVFLVGSDS from the coding sequence ATGCGTAATTGTCCGTCGTGTGGAAAATCAGTTCCTCGTGACGCTCATTTTTGCCCTGAATGTGGAACAAGTCTCGATGTCAACCTCGACTTCACAGGTGCGATCACCTCAGTAATCCCACTCACAAGTACAGGCACGAGTGGATCCATCGCAGCAGTAGGTGCGCAAAAACAACCCGGGATTCTGTCAGGTTCAGCAATGCTTGTGGTTCATCGCGGACCAGGAGAGGGGACTGAGTACCCGCTGGATCGCACGAAGGATGTTGTAACCATAGGCCGTGCACCTGAATCCGACTTGTTTTTCGATGATGTCACTGTGAGCCGCCGACATGCCGAGATTCGTCGTGGCGCTGAAGGGTGGAGCATCCGCGATGTTGGAAGCCTCAACGGCACCTACGTCAATCGCAAACGGGTTGATGACCGACGCCTAGCTGGCGGTGATGAACTGCAGATTGGTCGCTTCCGTTTTGTCTTCCTCGTGGGATCAGATTCATGA